From a single Planctellipticum variicoloris genomic region:
- a CDS encoding U32 family peptidase yields MTASPALDSAAAIAPPRLRKPELLAPAGDRDCLRAAIENGADAVYFGLTHGFNARARATNLDLATLPEIMAELHHRGVKGYVTLNTLVFTNELPEVEQTVRELATAGVDAVLVQDLGLVRLIRSICPDLSIHASTQMTLTSAECINVAEELGIERVVLPRELSIREIDQIHGRSDVELEAFVHGALCVAYSGQCLTSESLGGRSANRGQCAQACRLPYELICDGEDVDLGAVKYLLSPQDLAAYALAPELLAAGICSFKIEGRLKTPEYVANMTRHYRRAIDAAFAGQPVAFSADDVREMELSFSRGFSPGWLEGNDHKRLVPGLSSAKRGVCIGSVVRVQQDRVLVRIHAPISRGDGLVFEGDRVAGAEQGGRVYGVFRRGHLLETPATTGVVELAFMHDSLDLERIEPGLQVWKTDDPQLTQRLRKSFAGPDPLRKLPVDMTVRAVVGDVPRLSATTESGQHVAVEGEAPLEVARKHPVSEMWLREQLSRLGHTPYELRLLDAVVEGAPMLPMSVLSGLRRELIARLDAALQSPPSRRIADEPVLPVLRSSLPDVAVHRAAQQATAPRLRWLCRTLDQVRAVLATGATEITAEFQDIREYREAVAQARAAGAKIWLATLRIQKPDEAGLFRALVKHAPDGLLVRNLAGVRFCAERQLPFVADFSLNATNELTVQYLLEQGAERVTASYDLNREQLLDLVGVVPPDWLEVVVHQHMPMFHMEHCVFCAVMSPGTNKANCGRPCDVHKVELRDRVGMEHPLKADVGCRNTLYNAVPQSSAEVIPTLIEQGLRDFRIELLEETADDIQSTLKIYSDLLAGRVRGPDVWQQLKAMNRVGVTRGTLEERRNPLAIL; encoded by the coding sequence ATGACCGCCTCGCCCGCCCTGGATTCTGCTGCCGCCATCGCCCCACCCCGCCTGCGCAAGCCGGAACTCCTTGCGCCTGCTGGGGATCGGGATTGTCTCCGTGCGGCGATTGAGAACGGGGCCGACGCGGTCTACTTCGGCCTGACGCACGGCTTTAACGCCCGCGCCCGCGCCACGAATCTGGATCTGGCGACCCTCCCCGAGATCATGGCCGAGCTGCATCACCGCGGGGTGAAGGGCTACGTCACGCTCAATACGCTGGTCTTCACGAACGAGCTGCCCGAGGTCGAGCAGACTGTCCGTGAACTCGCCACAGCCGGTGTCGACGCAGTCCTCGTGCAGGATCTGGGACTCGTCCGGCTGATTCGCTCGATCTGCCCCGACCTGTCGATCCATGCTTCCACGCAGATGACCCTCACCAGCGCCGAGTGCATCAACGTCGCCGAGGAACTGGGCATCGAGCGCGTGGTCCTTCCCCGGGAGCTGTCGATTCGCGAGATCGATCAGATTCACGGCCGGTCCGACGTCGAGCTGGAAGCCTTCGTTCACGGAGCGCTGTGCGTCGCTTACTCCGGCCAGTGCCTCACCAGCGAATCGCTGGGGGGACGCAGCGCCAACCGAGGGCAATGCGCGCAGGCCTGCCGGCTCCCTTACGAGCTGATCTGCGATGGCGAAGATGTCGATCTGGGAGCGGTGAAGTATCTGCTCAGCCCGCAGGATCTCGCGGCGTACGCGTTGGCGCCGGAACTGCTCGCGGCCGGGATCTGCTCGTTCAAGATCGAAGGCCGGCTGAAGACTCCCGAATACGTGGCCAACATGACCCGGCACTACCGCCGGGCGATCGATGCGGCGTTTGCGGGCCAGCCCGTCGCGTTCTCCGCGGACGATGTTCGCGAGATGGAGCTCTCCTTTTCCCGCGGCTTCTCCCCCGGGTGGCTGGAAGGGAACGACCATAAGCGGTTGGTGCCTGGTCTCAGTTCGGCAAAGCGTGGCGTCTGCATCGGTTCGGTGGTTCGCGTGCAGCAGGACCGGGTCCTCGTACGGATTCATGCCCCGATTTCGCGCGGCGACGGCCTCGTGTTCGAAGGGGATCGCGTCGCAGGGGCCGAACAGGGAGGCCGGGTCTACGGCGTGTTCCGCCGCGGCCATCTCCTCGAAACCCCCGCCACGACGGGCGTCGTCGAACTGGCGTTCATGCACGACAGCCTCGACCTCGAACGGATCGAACCGGGCCTGCAGGTCTGGAAGACCGACGATCCGCAGCTCACGCAGCGGCTGCGAAAGTCATTCGCGGGTCCTGACCCGCTCCGCAAACTGCCGGTCGACATGACTGTCCGGGCCGTCGTGGGTGACGTCCCCCGGTTGAGCGCCACGACCGAATCCGGTCAGCATGTCGCTGTAGAGGGGGAAGCTCCGCTGGAAGTCGCCCGCAAGCATCCGGTCTCCGAGATGTGGCTGCGGGAACAGCTTTCGCGATTGGGGCATACGCCGTATGAACTTCGGCTGCTCGACGCCGTCGTCGAGGGAGCGCCGATGCTCCCCATGAGCGTGCTGTCGGGGCTGCGGCGGGAGCTGATCGCCCGGCTCGACGCCGCGCTGCAATCGCCGCCGTCCCGCCGAATTGCCGACGAGCCTGTGTTGCCCGTGCTGCGGAGCAGTCTGCCGGATGTCGCCGTGCATCGGGCGGCACAGCAGGCGACCGCGCCGCGACTGCGTTGGCTCTGCCGGACTCTCGATCAGGTCCGGGCCGTGCTGGCGACCGGCGCGACGGAGATCACCGCCGAATTCCAGGATATCCGGGAGTATCGCGAAGCAGTCGCGCAGGCCCGCGCGGCCGGGGCGAAGATCTGGCTGGCGACGCTTCGCATTCAGAAGCCCGATGAGGCGGGACTGTTCCGGGCGCTGGTCAAACACGCGCCGGATGGTCTGCTGGTCCGCAACCTGGCGGGCGTGCGGTTCTGCGCCGAGCGCCAGTTGCCGTTCGTCGCCGACTTCTCGCTGAATGCGACCAACGAACTGACGGTGCAGTACCTGCTGGAACAGGGGGCCGAGCGCGTGACGGCGTCGTACGACCTGAATCGCGAACAATTGCTCGACCTGGTCGGCGTGGTTCCGCCCGACTGGCTGGAAGTCGTCGTGCACCAGCACATGCCGATGTTCCACATGGAGCATTGCGTCTTCTGTGCGGTCATGTCCCCCGGGACGAACAAGGCGAACTGCGGCCGGCCCTGCGATGTCCACAAGGTCGAACTGCGCGACCGGGTCGGGATGGAGCACCCGCTCAAGGCGGACGTCGGCTGTCGGAACACGCTTTACAATGCCGTCCCGCAAAGTTCCGCGGAAGTCATTCCCACGCTCATCGAACAGGGGCTGCGGGACTTCCGGATTGAGCTGCTGGAAGAGACGGCGGACGATATCCAGAGCACCCTGAAGATTTACAGCGATCTGCTTGCCGGACGGGTCCGGGGTCCCGATGTCTGGCAGCAGCTCAAGGCGATGAACCGCGTGGGTGTCACGCGCGGCACGCTGGAAGAACGACGGAATCCGCTGGCGATTCTCTGA
- the solA gene encoding N-methyl-L-tryptophan oxidase: MTEHWDCIVIGLGGMGSAACVELARRGLRVLGLEQHQQAHDRGSSHGESRIIRQCYFEHPDYVPLLLRAYEQWNRLEGDCGRQLYFPVGLLIAGLSDGEAVSGARLAATQHGLSLEDLSRDDAARRFPLFRLPESHAAVFEPKAGYLLVEECVRAQWSAARAGGAVLREDEPVRSWVVRGAQAVVRTDRGEYVADRLVITAGAWAGELLRDLSLPLTVVRKVAGWFPAPADRSRADSGMPTFYVEHSDGAFYGFPSLDGRTIKAAEHSGAEPVADPTALNRTVSSEDVVRLQTFLADVLPDVVPRPDHTSACMYTLSPDRHFLIDRHPEHPQVVFAAGFSGHGFKFCPVVGQALADLATDGRTDLPIGFLGLQRFRGPGDTL; encoded by the coding sequence GTGACCGAGCACTGGGACTGCATCGTGATCGGACTGGGGGGCATGGGAAGTGCCGCCTGCGTGGAACTGGCCCGTCGGGGGCTGCGCGTGCTGGGTCTGGAACAGCACCAGCAGGCCCACGACCGCGGCAGTTCGCACGGCGAATCGCGGATCATCCGGCAGTGCTACTTCGAGCACCCTGACTACGTGCCGCTGCTGTTGAGAGCCTACGAGCAGTGGAACCGGCTCGAAGGAGACTGCGGCCGGCAGCTCTATTTTCCCGTCGGGCTGCTGATCGCCGGGCTGTCGGACGGCGAAGCGGTGAGCGGCGCCCGGCTGGCGGCGACGCAGCACGGACTGTCGTTGGAAGATCTTTCACGCGACGACGCCGCCCGACGCTTTCCCCTCTTTCGCCTGCCCGAGTCGCACGCGGCCGTCTTCGAGCCAAAGGCGGGCTACTTGCTGGTGGAAGAGTGCGTGCGGGCCCAGTGGTCGGCGGCCCGCGCGGGCGGAGCGGTCCTCCGCGAGGACGAACCGGTTCGAAGCTGGGTTGTCCGCGGCGCGCAGGCGGTCGTCCGCACCGATCGCGGAGAATACGTCGCTGACCGGCTGGTGATCACCGCCGGGGCCTGGGCCGGCGAACTGCTGCGCGACCTGTCCCTGCCGCTGACCGTCGTCCGGAAAGTCGCGGGCTGGTTCCCGGCTCCGGCAGACCGTTCGAGAGCAGACTCCGGCATGCCGACGTTCTACGTGGAGCACTCCGACGGGGCGTTCTATGGCTTTCCGAGTCTGGACGGCCGAACGATCAAGGCCGCCGAGCACAGCGGCGCCGAACCGGTCGCCGACCCGACCGCGTTGAACCGTACGGTCTCTTCCGAGGACGTTGTTCGACTGCAGACATTCCTGGCAGACGTGCTGCCCGACGTCGTTCCTCGTCCGGATCACACGTCGGCCTGCATGTATACGCTCTCGCCGGACCGTCACTTTCTCATTGACCGGCATCCCGAGCATCCGCAGGTCGTCTTTGCCGCAGGGTTCTCGGGGCATGGGTTCAAGTT